One genomic segment of Ehrlichia chaffeensis str. Arkansas includes these proteins:
- the lnt gene encoding apolipoprotein N-acyltransferase: MIEGDFYRKYNYTLAMILGVAGAISMAPFHMFIALLIAFSGFYIVLSQVKNTRQAFFCGWWFGFGYFTASSYWVNVPLIIQSKIFWPLIPLTLILSASLSLLFAAAAAISYTLNYKKLFGLITFSLSFTIASMLLGYIVPWNLFAYSWSFSIEMLQTASLIGTYGMEFLAIFCSTAAGVSIRDKSTLPCITALLILVSMFIYGNDRLSNNQEQKYNQKIAIRIVQGNTESHWDGNEEQEYDRFQTYLRLTSKYGLNSRTHVVWGENSFPFLTDTNSRSVQNYLKFIIPGFLIAGGTRFENNKFHNTLFVINDNGQIIDFYDKLHLVPFGEFIPSILKNLIPKSIANRLNYSPGTNKEKSISLNNQSPFIPLICYESIFSNEVTSRCTKGQWIINITNDGWFGISSQPYQHLEINRVRSIENGLPTIRAANNGISAVIDSYGRIINSLPIMTEGIIDSYLPYHISEGTIYSKHLNKFITIQFAIPIMLILVLLRFILSKFTS, from the coding sequence TTGATAGAAGGAGATTTTTACAGAAAATATAACTATACTTTAGCAATGATATTAGGAGTTGCAGGCGCTATATCTATGGCACCTTTCCATATGTTTATTGCTTTACTAATAGCATTTTCTGGATTTTACATTGTATTATCACAAGTCAAAAATACAAGACAAGCTTTCTTCTGTGGATGGTGGTTTGGTTTTGGATATTTTACAGCCAGCTCATACTGGGTTAATGTTCCACTAATTATCCAAAGCAAAATTTTTTGGCCACTAATACCTCTTACCCTCATCCTTTCAGCATCTTTATCATTATTATTTGCTGCAGCTGCAGCTATTAGTTATACGCTTAATTACAAGAAATTATTCGGTTTAATAACTTTCTCACTGTCTTTCACTATTGCCAGCATGTTGTTAGGATATATAGTACCTTGGAATCTATTTGCATATTCTTGGTCTTTCTCCATAGAAATGTTGCAAACTGCTTCATTAATTGGAACATATGGCATGGAGTTTCTTGCCATATTCTGTAGTACAGCTGCTGGAGTGTCTATAAGAGACAAGAGTACCCTTCCATGTATCACTGCACTATTAATATTAGTAAGCATGTTCATTTATGGAAATGATCGCCTATCAAATAACCAAGAACAGAAATATAATCAGAAGATAGCTATACGTATAGTACAAGGAAATACTGAAAGTCATTGGGACGGAAATGAAGAGCAGGAGTATGATAGATTTCAAACATATCTACGCTTAACCAGTAAATATGGATTAAATTCAAGAACACATGTAGTTTGGGGAGAAAATTCTTTCCCCTTTTTAACAGACACAAACAGTAGATCAGTACAAAATTATCTTAAATTTATTATACCAGGATTTTTAATTGCTGGAGGTACAAGATTTGAAAACAATAAGTTTCACAACACATTATTTGTTATTAATGATAATGGTCAAATAATAGATTTCTATGATAAACTACATCTAGTACCATTTGGAGAATTTATACCATCTATATTAAAAAATCTAATCCCTAAAAGTATTGCAAATAGGCTTAATTATAGTCCTGGAACAAACAAAGAAAAGTCTATATCACTAAATAATCAAAGCCCTTTTATACCATTAATATGTTATGAATCTATTTTCAGTAACGAAGTTACAAGTAGGTGTACAAAAGGACAATGGATTATTAATATTACAAATGATGGCTGGTTCGGTATAAGTTCTCAACCTTATCAACACTTAGAAATTAACCGTGTAAGAAGTATTGAAAACGGGCTTCCTACTATAAGAGCAGCAAATAATGGTATTTCTGCAGTAATAGATAGTTACGGAAGAATTATCAACTCTTTACCTATAATGACAGAAGGTATCATTGATTCATACTTACCCTACCATATAAGTGAAGGTACTATATATTCTAAACATTTGAACAAATTCATTACCATTCAATTCGCTATACCGATAATGTTAATATTAGTCTTATTAAGATTTATATTATCTAAATTCACATCCTAA
- a CDS encoding proton-conducting transporter membrane subunit — protein MISSLPVLQVVIPLLSAIGCALLKDARLVKIISAIVVLISSAIAVVLFFQVYHGGVIKYSIGGWIVPYGIELKVNVFNSMMLVLVGFVAMMSIVYGIYPNTKEINVRTIPSFYSVFLLCFSGFLGILVSNDVFNIYVFLEISSISSYILVAMGNNRNALIAAFDYLVIGTIGATFYLIGVGFLYAITGTLNVGNLFLIVQDKSLTTNRAIQVGLLFIMLGLFIKAALFPFHKWLIQAYNYAPTFISVFFSGVSTKVMIYLIIKVIYDVFKAELVLLTLPFNIVFMSFAALSVISASILAMLSSNMKRIFAYSSVAHLGYIIFAVGLNTYYGLVAAVTYIINHSLVKSALFMVMGSISYNCGSLELKDCTNIWKNMPKIALPFVILCISLIGMPITSGFISKWYVFDAAIKTNFWLGVIVLLIGSGLSVVYVWNIIEATCFKPSDKQVKKLFEVPNVMVLCIWVMAISSIILGLYPVPLMMISNKIAESLLY, from the coding sequence ATGATTAGTTCGTTACCTGTTTTACAGGTTGTTATACCTTTACTTTCTGCGATAGGATGTGCATTGTTAAAAGATGCTAGATTAGTCAAGATTATATCAGCTATTGTAGTGTTAATATCTTCCGCTATTGCAGTAGTGCTATTTTTTCAAGTATATCATGGTGGTGTTATTAAATATAGCATAGGAGGGTGGATAGTACCTTATGGAATAGAACTTAAGGTAAATGTCTTTAATTCGATGATGCTTGTTTTAGTTGGGTTTGTTGCTATGATGAGTATTGTATATGGTATCTACCCTAATACCAAAGAAATAAATGTACGTACAATACCAAGTTTTTATTCTGTATTTTTGTTATGTTTTAGTGGCTTTTTAGGAATATTAGTTTCAAATGATGTTTTTAATATTTATGTTTTTCTAGAAATATCATCAATTTCTTCATATATCTTAGTTGCAATGGGTAATAACAGGAATGCATTGATAGCTGCATTTGATTACTTAGTAATAGGTACCATTGGTGCAACGTTTTATTTAATAGGAGTAGGGTTTTTATATGCTATTACTGGAACTTTAAATGTTGGAAATTTGTTTTTAATAGTTCAAGATAAATCTTTAACGACAAATAGGGCTATACAAGTTGGGTTGTTGTTCATAATGTTAGGTTTGTTTATTAAAGCAGCACTATTTCCATTTCATAAATGGTTAATTCAAGCATATAATTATGCACCTACTTTTATTTCGGTATTCTTCTCTGGTGTTTCTACTAAAGTAATGATCTACCTTATAATAAAAGTAATATATGATGTTTTTAAAGCTGAATTAGTACTGTTAACTTTACCTTTTAATATTGTATTTATGAGTTTTGCTGCATTATCAGTGATTTCTGCATCTATTCTTGCAATGCTGAGTAGTAATATGAAGAGAATTTTTGCATACTCAAGTGTAGCACATCTAGGATATATTATATTTGCTGTAGGTTTGAATACTTACTATGGTTTAGTGGCTGCTGTAACTTATATAATTAACCATAGTTTAGTGAAATCAGCATTATTTATGGTCATGGGTAGTATTTCTTACAATTGTGGTAGTCTTGAGCTTAAAGATTGTACAAATATTTGGAAAAATATGCCAAAGATTGCGTTACCATTTGTTATTTTATGTATAAGCCTTATTGGAATGCCAATAACTTCAGGATTTATTTCTAAGTGGTATGTTTTTGATGCGGCAATTAAAACGAATTTTTGGTTGGGTGTAATTGTTTTACTTATAGGATCAGGTCTATCTGTGGTGTATGTGTGGAATATAATAGAAGCAACATGTTTTAAGCCATCTGATAAACAAGTGAAGAAATTGTTTGAAGTTCCTAATGTTATGGTGTTATGTATTTGGGTAATGGCTATTTCATCTATTATTCTTGGGTTATATCCAGTACCTTTAATGATGATTTCTAATAAAATAGCGGAATCACTGTTATATTAA
- the nrdR gene encoding transcriptional regulator NrdR: MKCPFCNSTDTQVKDSRSIENDMLIRRRRVCLVCHSRFTTTEKLLLRSFMVVKKNGETELFNKQKLLSSILIATKKRPVSHEGINMMVNNIFYELEGKKENAIPTNVIGKMVMDNLFKLDKVAYVRFASVYMNFRNINDFSNIIAKIISEKTP; this comes from the coding sequence ATGAAATGTCCTTTTTGTAATAGTACTGATACTCAAGTTAAAGATTCAAGGTCTATAGAAAATGACATGTTGATTAGAAGAAGAAGAGTATGTCTTGTATGTCACTCTAGGTTTACAACAACTGAAAAATTACTTCTTAGATCGTTTATGGTTGTAAAAAAAAATGGTGAAACTGAACTATTTAATAAACAAAAGTTACTTTCTTCGATTTTGATAGCGACAAAAAAACGTCCTGTAAGTCATGAAGGGATAAATATGATGGTGAATAATATTTTTTATGAGCTTGAAGGAAAAAAAGAAAATGCTATTCCGACTAATGTTATTGGAAAAATGGTTATGGATAATCTTTTTAAGTTAGATAAAGTAGCATATGTTAGATTTGCTTCTGTATATATGAATTTTAGAAATATAAATGACTTTAGTAATATAATTGCGAAAATAATTAGTGAAAAGACTCCTTAA
- a CDS encoding AsmA-like C-terminal region-containing protein, translating into MRLLIYSGGTILVFLLFLIISPFFINWNSYYASHVLKQIEDISGDVSVKGVGKVTGRLILPKIVINNLYIEGHGNELLNHKSTILISRLELKISLLSLLLFSPKVNAITIDGLNIPLGNLLDLFSSFQSKNFNIKTFNVFNSVVNTSYDGTSFNSKPISIKSGTIKTVSDMKVINGLLSIGKNDYNVVADISLNEEHRINANIYSQSTKVTLSGVAAGNAFDGVILTNGSDFSQFINDISETNKTSIFSFINSHEEFSLSTNIKLLDKTFELNDFKLSTDSMEGIGKVICSNYASCSANIDFSRIDVDRLYGVKHESDVYRKDSRTLDYLNTLISENLNYNIKASAKEIKYHDQVSSNLIMDLEVSKGKISINQMTIMLPGNNNVLHVEGNVGSNDLISSFHGKLKINGDDFCSFAKWLFPIQVESKSSDKFSIQSDLYVAPRVFSLSHIEVLTDSFGDVKGQLRIKYDRKGSAVVGDIEIHNIDFDQYKINEKLKIEDFMPMKWLKDIKYKINVDTNISDFIIQKQQVSNLSFLVNVMQSKFAIDKIRFNGADGSDLSGFIKAYIGSQDLKPKILVSLKGNKYNTAFIKFPSLIRYVLDGSNKVTNIKWSNEDLKFYGLEHVDGNIDINIKNFISKDNSLKDFVLSSSLKDNLMSVNKLMFKVDDGFVSASGKIGMGSNTYSLSAVLSIANIGLNNLLKHINVDGITGNVSISGSVQTQGKTLVDWINALDGKMEVVAKGVNVVGVDFNKFIISLLDVQSKSDVAALTQIGLYENNTVFNFISAGANIRRGNIISSLQFAIDNASGMASANISLLQFAVMSKIRLSFIRPNVSSPSNVDMSLNGQLWQPRINFNVNALYEEIVKGGSQSVSAHDEEFID; encoded by the coding sequence ATGAGACTTTTGATATATTCTGGTGGGACAATTTTAGTATTTTTATTATTTTTAATAATTTCTCCTTTTTTTATTAATTGGAATTCTTATTATGCGTCTCATGTGCTTAAACAAATAGAGGATATATCAGGTGATGTATCTGTAAAGGGTGTGGGGAAAGTTACCGGGAGATTAATCTTACCTAAAATTGTGATCAATAATTTATATATAGAAGGTCATGGCAACGAATTATTAAATCATAAATCAACAATATTAATTAGCCGACTTGAATTAAAGATATCATTGTTATCTTTATTACTGTTTTCTCCTAAAGTTAATGCAATTACTATAGATGGGTTAAATATTCCATTAGGTAATCTTCTTGATCTATTTTCTTCATTTCAATCTAAAAATTTTAATATAAAAACGTTTAATGTTTTTAATAGTGTTGTTAATACAAGTTATGATGGTACATCTTTTAATAGTAAGCCTATATCCATTAAAAGTGGAACTATAAAAACAGTTAGTGATATGAAGGTAATAAATGGTTTATTAAGTATCGGTAAAAATGATTATAATGTAGTTGCTGATATATCATTAAATGAAGAGCATAGAATTAATGCAAATATTTATTCTCAATCAACAAAGGTAACTTTGTCTGGTGTAGCTGCTGGTAATGCATTTGATGGTGTGATATTAACTAATGGGAGTGATTTTTCACAGTTTATTAATGATATTTCTGAGACCAATAAAACTTCTATCTTTTCTTTCATTAATTCTCATGAAGAGTTTTCTTTATCCACTAATATAAAATTATTAGATAAAACTTTTGAATTAAATGATTTCAAATTGTCTACTGATAGTATGGAGGGGATAGGAAAAGTAATCTGTTCAAATTATGCATCATGTAGTGCTAATATTGATTTTTCGAGAATTGATGTGGACCGTTTGTATGGAGTTAAACATGAAAGTGATGTTTATAGAAAAGATTCTCGTACCCTTGACTACTTGAATACATTAATATCTGAAAATTTAAACTATAACATTAAAGCTAGTGCTAAAGAAATAAAGTACCATGATCAAGTCTCTAGTAATTTAATAATGGATTTAGAAGTATCCAAGGGAAAAATTAGCATCAATCAAATGACAATTATGTTACCTGGTAATAATAATGTATTACATGTTGAAGGTAATGTTGGCAGTAATGATTTGATTTCTAGTTTTCATGGAAAACTGAAGATAAATGGGGATGACTTTTGTTCTTTTGCTAAGTGGTTATTTCCAATACAAGTTGAATCGAAATCTAGTGATAAATTTTCTATACAAAGTGATTTATACGTAGCTCCTAGAGTATTTTCTTTATCTCATATTGAAGTATTAACTGACAGTTTTGGAGACGTAAAAGGGCAATTAAGGATAAAGTATGATAGGAAAGGTAGTGCTGTTGTTGGGGATATAGAAATACATAATATTGATTTTGATCAGTACAAGATAAATGAAAAATTGAAAATAGAAGACTTTATGCCGATGAAATGGTTAAAGGACATAAAGTATAAAATAAATGTTGATACTAATATTAGTGATTTTATTATTCAAAAACAGCAGGTGAGTAATCTAAGCTTTTTAGTTAATGTAATGCAAAGTAAGTTTGCCATTGATAAAATACGCTTTAATGGTGCTGATGGATCTGATCTTAGTGGATTTATTAAAGCTTACATTGGATCTCAGGATCTAAAGCCAAAAATATTAGTTAGTCTTAAGGGTAATAAGTATAATACTGCATTCATAAAATTTCCTTCTTTGATACGTTATGTCCTTGATGGATCAAATAAAGTCACTAATATAAAATGGTCAAATGAAGATCTAAAATTTTATGGATTAGAGCATGTAGATGGTAATATTGATATTAATATTAAAAATTTTATTTCTAAAGATAATTCATTAAAGGACTTTGTATTATCATCTAGTTTAAAAGATAATTTAATGTCTGTTAACAAACTTATGTTTAAGGTAGATGATGGGTTTGTATCAGCTAGTGGTAAAATAGGTATGGGTTCTAATACTTATTCATTATCTGCTGTTCTGTCTATAGCCAATATTGGATTGAATAATTTGCTTAAGCATATAAATGTTGATGGAATTACTGGAAATGTAAGTATTAGTGGTAGTGTTCAAACCCAGGGTAAGACTTTAGTTGATTGGATTAATGCTTTAGATGGTAAAATGGAAGTAGTTGCTAAGGGTGTGAATGTTGTTGGAGTAGATTTTAATAAATTTATTATAAGTTTATTAGATGTTCAGAGTAAATCAGATGTTGCTGCGTTAACTCAGATTGGATTGTATGAAAATAATACAGTATTTAATTTTATTAGTGCTGGAGCTAATATAAGAAGGGGTAATATTATATCTTCCTTGCAATTTGCAATTGACAATGCTAGTGGCATGGCATCTGCAAATATTTCTTTATTACAGTTTGCTGTGATGTCTAAAATTAGGTTATCATTTATACGTCCTAATGTGTCTTCTCCATCTAATGTAGATATGTCATTAAATGGTCAATTATGGCAACCTAGGATAAATTTTAATGTAAATGCTCTGTATGAAGAGATTGTGAAGGGAGGTAGTCAATCTGTTTCGGCACATGATGAAGAGTTTATAGATTAA
- a CDS encoding NADH-ubiquinone oxidoreductase subunit NDUFA12 family protein: protein MKLFLNLQFLVKRNKKLVGKDILGNRYYITTANGIEKRWVIYNGKADPTKVPAPWHIWLHYADNQVPKSSQSLHLPNLTGTQYAYHPNKTFSFYNTK, encoded by the coding sequence ATGAAACTCTTTCTCAATCTACAATTCCTAGTAAAAAGGAATAAGAAATTAGTTGGTAAGGATATTTTAGGTAATCGTTACTATATTACAACAGCAAATGGAATTGAAAAAAGGTGGGTAATATATAATGGTAAAGCAGATCCAACAAAAGTTCCTGCACCGTGGCATATATGGCTACATTATGCAGATAATCAGGTGCCAAAATCTTCACAAAGTTTACACCTTCCAAACTTAACTGGAACTCAATATGCTTACCATCCAAATAAAACTTTTAGTTTTTATAATACAAAATAA
- the mlaD gene encoding outer membrane lipid asymmetry maintenance protein MlaD — protein MRRSNVIEIFAGLIVLVAAVSIGIIAFKKLPLNTTSHNCYIVKAHFPSVDGLDIGDDITLSGVKIGTVTSISLDKNYSPTVTMCIQKNILLPSDSSASLSLSNLLGRRHIDIALGSNEDVIPVEGFIEHTSSDLNLNVILTKLVNKFVK, from the coding sequence ATGCGTCGATCTAATGTAATTGAAATTTTCGCAGGACTTATTGTTCTAGTAGCTGCAGTATCTATTGGAATTATAGCATTTAAGAAACTACCTCTTAACACTACTTCACATAATTGCTATATAGTCAAAGCACATTTTCCAAGTGTAGACGGATTAGATATAGGAGACGATATAACATTATCCGGAGTCAAAATAGGCACAGTAACGTCAATATCACTCGACAAAAATTATAGTCCTACAGTTACAATGTGTATACAAAAGAATATTCTATTACCCTCAGATAGTTCAGCATCATTATCTCTCTCTAACCTACTAGGGAGAAGACATATTGATATTGCCCTAGGATCAAATGAAGATGTTATTCCTGTGGAAGGATTTATTGAACACACAAGTTCAGACTTAAATTTGAATGTAATACTTACAAAACTAGTGAACAAATTTGTTAAATAA
- a CDS encoding collagenase, giving the protein MTVFFEYNGSKVNTKEVVKRNTAGRTDQDKDSSTYVYNTYNAGDLQGHVQQSFMRNNAEHNRTDTVLPYNDSYETLPVVPAVETGADGNSGKGNSVDFKSNVFCNTHTIRDDQLKLNLEIHTLGNLSDRRLQEIKKGFDDSIIRFKDNFGLEPNEKDTTFELYLFDDKEQYEHYGRLYNLGINGAGGMTFYGDADVPYKIYVYQFGEILNLKHELTHALENYASGHSLSKLKINHDIFTEGLADYIQNDGTFIMRELRDKEVTSSVLKEGSSKDIDQVSDAAVAKDQHLSYSIGHAFVTFLQENYPGVISEYFAALREGNAVHAREIISMNKYADFEPWVQSKDISLYLEGMNVLKIDLGEKMFSAKNAVSFENKNVRNEYYCENICTMNGEVVGKISPVVHYADKDTIRTWNIASTDMIEVKPEYSFLKLVSTPSGKSAYVYCDKDGNEYFNTQSYVEYAFNILKKYDENLRINGDFLDIRGRYSDADKVFDKIPNADLLLDQFLDKIGYGNYKQVIMSDPEQVSVIKMHIVKKAFEDFRESEVKKVFTGESGVDSTIKNLLMDLTYINLSDVIGVNGSNIESIVSDPNVMLRTAILGKGDASGISLYVGDQKVAELSTEGGYCVKDLDTNNVNFVFRNAVGNIASSYQDRAYMVVCEKDGEFTTALIDDIQKTEHGNVIWDNQFNHPGVNHLYPNYQKVLLNDASLKDYSHLANTRFHHDDTVIVRGDLLDDKGTVTTSDDIHQAVIKHDDQVLHQFKSISFYISEPSTDSAGTYGSDFFIADEGKNLRFQLPKTITHLKLVNVDGNQKLVPCTADGNEHPDGMPSNLTDEYRYIDPIFAHTFEKQSYSKNSVSIGLVDFDKYQEGTMFKLQYYSDDYHINKDEHGNIIRPNNVSYKTKVDLVYDDKVIGMLSDNVNKFQGDVFVAASLNYSHSDFLSSKYFQKVNIEALENGVYSGRYDVGSGDEIANLDTDVGYSDKTVFYFKGSNSPVDVLDNVDTVSTISPYINEFQ; this is encoded by the coding sequence ATGACAGTTTTTTTCGAATATAATGGCAGTAAAGTTAACACTAAGGAAGTAGTGAAACGCAATACTGCAGGTAGAACAGATCAAGATAAGGACTCTTCTACCTATGTATATAATACTTATAACGCTGGTGATCTACAAGGGCATGTACAACAGTCCTTTATGAGAAATAATGCTGAGCACAATAGAACAGATACTGTTCTTCCTTATAATGATAGTTATGAGACTCTACCTGTTGTGCCTGCTGTAGAAACTGGTGCTGATGGTAATTCAGGTAAGGGTAATTCTGTAGATTTTAAATCTAATGTTTTTTGTAATACGCATACTATAAGAGACGATCAGTTGAAATTAAATCTAGAAATACACACTTTAGGAAATTTATCTGATAGAAGATTACAGGAGATTAAGAAAGGATTTGATGATTCAATAATAAGATTTAAAGATAATTTTGGGTTGGAACCCAATGAAAAAGATACTACTTTTGAATTATATCTTTTTGATGATAAAGAACAATATGAGCATTATGGACGGCTTTATAATCTAGGAATAAATGGAGCTGGTGGTATGACTTTTTATGGAGATGCTGATGTTCCTTATAAAATTTATGTATATCAGTTTGGTGAAATATTAAATTTAAAACATGAGTTAACTCATGCTTTAGAGAATTATGCGTCTGGACACTCATTGTCTAAGCTTAAAATAAATCATGATATATTTACAGAAGGGTTGGCTGACTATATACAAAATGATGGTACTTTTATTATGAGAGAATTAAGAGATAAAGAAGTAACATCAAGTGTATTGAAGGAGGGTTCTTCTAAAGATATAGATCAAGTCAGTGATGCTGCAGTAGCTAAGGATCAGCATTTGAGTTATAGTATAGGACACGCATTTGTAACATTTTTACAGGAGAATTATCCTGGTGTGATTTCAGAGTACTTTGCAGCATTGAGGGAAGGTAATGCTGTGCATGCTAGAGAAATAATTAGCATGAATAAGTATGCAGATTTTGAACCGTGGGTACAGTCTAAAGACATTTCTTTGTATCTAGAAGGCATGAATGTATTAAAGATAGATTTAGGAGAAAAAATGTTTTCTGCTAAAAACGCTGTTTCTTTTGAAAATAAGAATGTAAGAAATGAATATTACTGTGAAAACATTTGTACTATGAACGGTGAAGTAGTAGGGAAAATATCTCCTGTGGTGCATTATGCCGATAAGGATACTATTCGTACTTGGAATATTGCGAGTACTGATATGATAGAAGTAAAACCAGAGTATAGTTTTCTAAAATTGGTTAGTACTCCATCTGGTAAGTCTGCATATGTATATTGTGATAAGGATGGTAATGAGTATTTTAATACTCAATCTTATGTGGAATATGCGTTTAATATCTTGAAAAAATATGATGAGAATCTTCGTATCAATGGTGATTTTTTAGATATTAGAGGTCGTTACTCAGATGCTGATAAAGTGTTTGATAAAATTCCTAACGCAGATTTGTTGTTGGATCAGTTCTTAGATAAAATTGGTTATGGAAATTATAAGCAAGTAATAATGAGCGACCCAGAGCAGGTTAGTGTTATAAAAATGCATATAGTAAAAAAAGCTTTTGAAGATTTTAGAGAATCTGAAGTCAAAAAAGTGTTTACTGGTGAATCAGGTGTTGATTCTACAATAAAAAATCTATTGATGGATTTAACTTATATTAATTTAAGTGATGTGATAGGAGTAAATGGTTCTAATATTGAAAGCATTGTATCTGATCCAAATGTAATGTTGCGTACTGCTATATTAGGTAAGGGAGATGCAAGTGGAATATCTCTGTATGTAGGTGATCAAAAAGTCGCTGAATTATCTACTGAAGGAGGTTATTGTGTGAAGGATCTTGATACTAATAATGTGAATTTTGTATTCCGCAATGCTGTTGGAAACATAGCAAGTAGTTATCAAGATAGAGCATACATGGTTGTATGTGAAAAAGATGGTGAATTTACTACTGCTCTAATTGATGATATACAAAAGACAGAGCATGGAAATGTTATATGGGATAATCAGTTTAATCATCCTGGTGTTAATCATTTATATCCAAATTATCAAAAGGTATTATTAAATGATGCTTCACTTAAGGATTATTCCCATCTTGCTAATACAAGGTTTCATCATGATGATACAGTAATTGTACGGGGAGATCTGTTGGATGACAAAGGAACTGTTACAACGAGTGATGACATTCATCAAGCAGTGATTAAACATGATGATCAAGTACTACATCAATTTAAAAGTATTTCTTTTTACATAAGTGAGCCATCAACAGATAGTGCTGGAACTTATGGTAGTGATTTCTTTATTGCTGATGAAGGGAAAAATCTTAGATTTCAACTTCCTAAAACAATTACTCATTTAAAGTTAGTAAATGTTGATGGGAATCAAAAATTAGTACCATGTACTGCAGATGGTAATGAGCACCCTGATGGTATGCCATCTAATTTAACAGATGAGTATCGATATATTGATCCTATTTTTGCTCACACATTTGAGAAACAAAGCTATTCTAAAAATAGTGTTAGCATTGGTTTGGTAGATTTTGATAAATATCAAGAAGGAACTATGTTTAAATTACAGTATTATTCTGATGATTATCATATTAATAAGGATGAACATGGTAATATAATTAGACCTAATAATGTGTCTTATAAAACAAAAGTTGACCTGGTATATGATGATAAAGTTATTGGAATGTTATCTGATAATGTAAATAAATTTCAGGGAGATGTTTTTGTTGCTGCAAGCCTTAATTATAGCCACAGTGATTTTCTTTCGTCTAAATATTTTCAGAAGGTCAATATTGAAGCGTTAGAAAATGGGGTATATAGTGGAAGATATGATGTAGGAAGTGGTGATGAAATAGCCAATCTTGATACTGATGTAGGTTATAGTGACAAAACTGTTTTTTATTTTAAAGGAAGTAATTCACCTGTTGATGTATTAGATAATGTTGATACTGTGTCTACTATTTCACCTTATATTAATGAGTTTCAATAG